In Deinobacterium chartae, one genomic interval encodes:
- a CDS encoding response regulator produces the protein MKPIHVLLAEDNETDVILTREAFASSKLSINLDVVKDGVDLLAFLRREGVHAQAPRPDLILLDLNMPRLSGFEVLEVIKASPDFRRIPVVILTSSAADQDILQSYDLHASCYITKPVDFGSFLKIVASLQDFWFTVVRLPSAEAPAS, from the coding sequence ATGAAACCCATTCACGTACTGCTGGCCGAGGACAACGAAACCGATGTCATCCTGACGCGCGAGGCTTTCGCCTCGAGCAAGTTGTCCATCAACCTCGACGTGGTCAAAGACGGCGTGGATCTGCTGGCCTTCTTGCGCCGCGAGGGCGTGCACGCCCAGGCCCCCCGGCCCGACCTGATCCTGCTGGACCTGAACATGCCGCGCCTCAGCGGCTTTGAGGTCCTCGAGGTCATCAAGGCCTCGCCGGACTTCCGGCGCATCCCGGTGGTCATTCTCACCTCGAGCGCCGCCGATCAGGACATCTTGCAGAGCTACGACCTGCACGCCAGCTGCTACATCACCAAGCCGGTCGATTTTGGCAGCTTCCTCAAGATCGTGGCATCGCTGCAGGATTTCTGGTTCACGGTGGTGCGCCTGCCTTCCGCAGAAGCTCCGGCCTCCTAA
- the tig gene encoding trigger factor yields the protein MAELIKREGNSVEFKVTVPKAEVNNAYGQVLKALSTQVKVPGFRPGKAPKSVLVKRVGEAYITGEVRDHLLQNHYGRAVRELNLALVDAEIHPETLQEGQDFVFSVKGETYPEVKLPEWKNYTLEAGAPEITDEVVEKTLTDLRERNATFETVERAAEASDMLTIEEQGEGEEQASTYPVYLESAQEYVRDALLGKSAGDVVNIEVPGHTHTHEDGEEHTVEAQTVTVKIVDIKKKSLPELDDEFAKNLNFDSLEALRSAVKGELERRAEQEGFAARREELVNKLVENLEAEVPRSLIERRRESMLEEIKGDLGRQGVKFDEYETFMREQGKYDEFLADLEKNATQRVKRDLALEKLAEELKVTLSESEWNAQLQALAQGNRLSVQDLRAQLGANGLEGFRASVLREKALAQAVNMLAPQAPAAEEAPAATEEAEQTPAADAEQAE from the coding sequence ATGGCTGAACTCATCAAGCGCGAAGGTAACTCGGTGGAATTCAAGGTGACCGTTCCCAAGGCGGAGGTTAACAACGCCTACGGACAGGTCCTCAAGGCCCTTTCCACCCAGGTCAAGGTGCCCGGCTTCCGCCCCGGCAAAGCCCCCAAGAGCGTGCTGGTCAAGCGCGTCGGTGAAGCCTACATCACCGGTGAGGTCCGCGACCACCTGCTGCAGAACCACTACGGCCGGGCCGTGCGCGAGCTGAACCTCGCCCTGGTCGACGCCGAGATCCACCCGGAAACCCTCCAGGAGGGTCAGGACTTCGTCTTCAGCGTCAAGGGCGAAACCTACCCCGAGGTCAAGCTGCCCGAGTGGAAGAACTACACCCTCGAGGCCGGCGCTCCCGAGATCACCGACGAGGTGGTCGAGAAGACCCTCACCGACCTGCGCGAGCGCAACGCGACGTTTGAGACCGTCGAGCGCGCCGCCGAGGCCAGCGACATGCTGACCATCGAGGAGCAGGGCGAGGGCGAGGAGCAGGCCTCCACCTACCCGGTCTACCTCGAGAGCGCCCAGGAATACGTGCGCGACGCCCTGCTGGGCAAGAGCGCCGGTGACGTGGTCAACATCGAAGTTCCCGGCCACACCCACACCCACGAGGACGGCGAGGAGCACACGGTCGAGGCCCAGACGGTCACCGTCAAGATCGTCGACATCAAGAAGAAGAGCCTGCCCGAACTCGACGACGAGTTCGCCAAGAACCTCAACTTCGACTCGCTCGAGGCGCTGCGCAGCGCCGTCAAGGGCGAGCTGGAGCGCCGCGCCGAGCAGGAGGGCTTCGCTGCCCGCCGCGAGGAGCTGGTGAACAAGCTGGTCGAGAACCTCGAGGCCGAGGTGCCGCGCAGCCTGATCGAGCGTCGCCGCGAGAGCATGCTCGAGGAGATCAAGGGCGACCTGGGCCGTCAGGGCGTGAAGTTCGACGAGTACGAGACCTTCATGCGCGAGCAGGGCAAGTACGACGAGTTCCTGGCCGACCTCGAGAAGAACGCCACCCAGCGCGTCAAGCGTGACCTGGCCCTCGAGAAGCTGGCCGAGGAGCTGAAGGTGACCCTCTCCGAGTCCGAGTGGAACGCTCAGCTGCAGGCACTGGCGCAGGGCAACCGCCTCTCGGTGCAGGACCTGCGCGCCCAGCTGGGTGCGAACGGCCTCGAGGGCTTCCGCGCCTCGGTGCTGCGCGAGAAGGCTCTGGCTCAGGCCGTGAACATGCTGGCCCCCCAGGCCCCGGCTGCCGAGGAGGCCCCCGCCGCCACGGAAGAGGCCGAGCAGACTCCGGCCGCCGACGCCGAGCAGGCCGAGTAA
- a CDS encoding N-acetylmuramoyl-L-alanine amidase, which translates to MTRPARPILMLDPGHGSTRLAPGYDPGVVYGSRHEAEANLELCLTAKQVLEQADWDVRLTHDGRQGAKPSLRGRIDRAVALGARAFVAVHFNAARSYGLVYHAPGEASLNLARRLAREAGLTRVWPSRASRFRGLYVDAFPDHAPAVLWEVAAIDRAPAPGAAGRAARLRHAHALERALRYLSDR; encoded by the coding sequence ATGACCCGCCCCGCCCGACCCATCCTGATGCTCGATCCCGGACATGGCAGCACCCGTTTGGCCCCCGGCTACGACCCGGGTGTGGTGTACGGCAGCCGCCACGAGGCCGAAGCGAACCTCGAGCTGTGCCTGACCGCCAAGCAGGTCCTCGAGCAGGCCGACTGGGACGTGCGGCTCACGCATGACGGACGGCAGGGTGCCAAACCGTCCCTGCGTGGACGGATCGATCGCGCCGTCGCGCTGGGCGCGCGCGCGTTCGTGGCGGTGCACTTCAACGCCGCGCGCAGCTACGGACTGGTGTACCACGCGCCCGGCGAGGCCAGCTTGAACCTGGCGCGCCGCCTGGCCCGCGAGGCCGGCCTGACCCGGGTGTGGCCCAGCCGGGCCAGCCGTTTCCGCGGACTGTACGTCGACGCCTTTCCCGATCACGCTCCGGCGGTGCTGTGGGAAGTCGCCGCCATCGATCGGGCCCCGGCTCCGGGCGCGGCCGGACGCGCTGCGCGTCTTCGGCACGCGCATGCCCTCGAGCGGGCGCTGCGCTACCTGAGCGACAGATAA
- a CDS encoding KGG domain-containing protein, with translation MANTGRRGFGSMDPAKRREIARLGGRAAHAGGNAHRWTSEEAREAGSKGGRRPRAQRNPRENRSE, from the coding sequence ATGGCGAACACGGGCAGACGCGGCTTCGGGTCGATGGACCCGGCCAAACGGCGCGAGATCGCGCGCTTGGGCGGACGCGCCGCACACGCGGGCGGCAACGCTCACCGCTGGACATCCGAGGAGGCCCGCGAAGCGGGCAGCAAGGGCGGCAGGCGTCCACGGGCGCAGCGCAACCCGCGCGAGAACCGCAGCGAGTAA
- a CDS encoding FxLYD domain-containing protein yields the protein MNRTARHLGTLGVLLATVLGQTAVAAAPVYKLNVSSWRCQVTGSGVTATGTVRNVGNRAIADLRANLVVLRADQTVIGTTSMSLPIRYLAVGRSSAFQVQMPLGRNKLNGFKGCRVWFRNASVVQIPTTLPPALR from the coding sequence ATGAACCGAACTGCACGACATCTCGGCACCCTGGGGGTGTTGCTTGCCACGGTGCTCGGCCAGACCGCCGTCGCTGCGGCCCCGGTGTACAAGCTCAACGTGAGCAGCTGGCGCTGCCAGGTGACCGGCAGCGGCGTGACCGCCACCGGCACCGTGCGCAACGTCGGCAACCGGGCCATTGCGGACCTGCGCGCCAATCTGGTGGTGTTGCGTGCCGACCAGACCGTGATCGGAACCACGTCGATGTCGCTGCCCATCCGCTACCTCGCCGTAGGCCGCAGCAGCGCCTTTCAGGTGCAGATGCCGCTGGGACGCAACAAGCTGAACGGTTTCAAGGGCTGCCGGGTATGGTTCCGCAACGCCTCGGTGGTGCAGATTCCCACCACCCTGCCACCCGCTTTGCGCTGA
- a CDS encoding sensor histidine kinase: MAVLIVLGVSHNSRISDARLESQQELNALDNVLTEVINLETGMRGYVITGEAAFLEPYLRARTRFPQELRELRARAEKSGSTLRPLHLSQIAQIEELVNRWQRTAAIPILEARQRSLSEAIARVRTGQAKLIVDEVREVIATYRRQELERQAELERQARALVYWVTLLISLGLLGALSGSIWASYRIGRTLDQVFGLLAQVATRIASGIRHERAPHAPLLEADVLASSFNRMTDQLTAAQAELEARNAELRQRNAELERSNSDLERFAFVASHDLQEPLRTIGSFTELLLSTQQERLDERGQQYAGYIVQGAQRMRTLINDLLVFSRVRELKDIELQRVRTQELVGRALHELSTEITATSAQVEVGELPDVIGEPGLLLQALRAVLHNALKFRQPGRTPQVRISGHRNGDTVTLEVSDNGIGMEMQYAERVFMMFQRLHGRGQYEGSGMGLALTRRIFEHLGGQVQLQSVINEGTTLFLTLPAPEDEA; this comes from the coding sequence ATGGCTGTCCTGATCGTGCTGGGCGTCAGCCACAACAGCCGCATCTCCGACGCCCGCCTCGAGTCGCAGCAGGAGCTGAACGCACTCGACAACGTCCTCACCGAGGTCATCAACCTCGAGACCGGCATGCGCGGCTACGTGATCACCGGCGAGGCCGCGTTCCTGGAACCGTATCTGCGCGCCCGCACGCGCTTTCCGCAGGAACTGCGGGAACTGCGCGCACGCGCCGAGAAGTCGGGGAGCACCCTGCGGCCGCTGCACCTCTCGCAGATCGCGCAGATCGAAGAACTGGTCAACCGCTGGCAGCGCACCGCTGCCATTCCCATCCTCGAGGCACGGCAGCGCAGCCTCTCCGAGGCGATCGCGCGGGTCCGGACCGGTCAGGCCAAGCTGATCGTAGACGAGGTGCGCGAGGTCATCGCCACCTACCGCCGCCAGGAGCTCGAACGTCAGGCGGAGCTCGAACGTCAGGCGCGCGCGCTGGTCTACTGGGTCACCCTGCTGATCAGCCTGGGCCTGCTCGGCGCGTTGAGCGGCAGCATCTGGGCCAGCTACCGCATCGGGCGCACCCTGGATCAGGTCTTCGGGCTGCTGGCACAGGTCGCCACGCGCATCGCCTCGGGGATTCGGCACGAGCGCGCCCCGCACGCCCCGCTGCTCGAGGCCGATGTGCTGGCGAGCAGCTTTAACCGCATGACCGACCAGCTCACCGCCGCGCAGGCCGAACTCGAGGCCCGCAACGCCGAGCTGCGGCAGCGCAACGCCGAACTCGAACGCAGCAACTCCGACCTCGAGCGCTTCGCGTTCGTGGCCAGCCATGACCTGCAAGAACCGCTGCGCACCATCGGCAGCTTCACCGAACTGCTGCTTTCCACCCAGCAAGAGCGCCTCGACGAACGCGGGCAGCAGTACGCGGGCTACATCGTGCAGGGCGCGCAGCGCATGCGCACCCTGATCAACGACCTGCTGGTGTTCTCGCGGGTCCGCGAGCTGAAGGACATCGAGCTGCAGCGCGTTCGTACCCAGGAACTCGTCGGCCGCGCCCTGCACGAACTGAGCACCGAGATCACCGCCACCTCGGCACAGGTCGAGGTGGGTGAACTGCCCGACGTGATCGGAGAACCGGGACTGCTGCTGCAAGCGCTGCGTGCGGTGCTGCACAACGCGCTGAAGTTCCGGCAGCCCGGACGCACGCCCCAGGTTCGCATCAGCGGGCACCGCAACGGCGACACGGTCACCCTCGAGGTGAGCGACAACGGCATCGGCATGGAGATGCAGTACGCCGAGCGGGTCTTTATGATGTTCCAGCGCCTGCACGGGCGCGGCCAGTACGAAGGCAGCGGGATGGGGCTGGCCCTTACCCGCCGCATTTTCGAGCATCTGGGCGGGCAGGTGCAGTTACAATCGGTCATAAACGAAGGAACCACGCTGTTCCTGACTCTCCCCGCTCCCGAGGACGAAGCATGA
- a CDS encoding response regulator — protein sequence MNPELKRVLMVEDEPDIQTVARLALETVGGLEVSVCSSGHEALALLERGSLPDLVLLDVMMPGMDGPTTLTEIHARPALRALPVVFMTARVQRHEVEEYRQLGAIGVVPKPFDPMTLASTLRELWREARARAVQPVPDVPDDFLDEMERLRQMFRDRREDRLDRLDRALLAYHAGQPDELRRTVHTFAGSAGTLGFREIERAAREVEAALEAGDSDLPERLDRLRAVLEA from the coding sequence GTGAATCCCGAACTCAAACGCGTACTGATGGTAGAAGACGAGCCGGACATTCAGACGGTGGCGAGGCTGGCCCTCGAGACGGTCGGGGGCCTGGAGGTCAGCGTGTGCTCGTCGGGGCACGAGGCCCTGGCGCTGCTCGAGCGCGGGTCGCTGCCGGACCTGGTGCTGCTCGACGTGATGATGCCGGGGATGGACGGGCCGACCACCTTGACCGAGATTCACGCCCGTCCCGCGCTGCGCGCGCTGCCGGTGGTGTTCATGACCGCGCGGGTACAGCGCCACGAGGTGGAGGAGTACCGCCAGCTTGGGGCGATCGGTGTGGTGCCCAAGCCGTTTGACCCGATGACCCTGGCCAGCACCTTGCGTGAGCTGTGGCGCGAGGCGCGCGCGCGGGCGGTGCAGCCCGTTCCGGACGTTCCGGACGATTTCCTCGACGAGATGGAGCGGCTGCGCCAGATGTTCCGGGATCGCCGTGAGGACCGGCTGGACCGGCTGGACCGGGCGCTCCTCGCTTACCACGCCGGGCAGCCGGACGAGCTGCGCCGCACGGTACACACCTTTGCCGGCAGTGCCGGAACGCTGGGTTTCCGGGAGATCGAACGGGCGGCCCGCGAGGTGGAGGCGGCCCTCGAGGCAGGGGACAGCGACCTGCCCGAGCGGCTGGACCGGCTGCGCGCGGTCCTCGAGGCGTAA
- a CDS encoding ferritin-like domain-containing protein — MTDLRDLYLEQLRDLYSAEKQILEALPQMAQRASDQQLKQGFEMHAEQTRQQMERLNQIFQKLGESPDGKTCKAMQGLIAEGQEMLREDATPEVMDAGLIAAAQRVEHYEIAGYGTVRTYAQLLGDQEAVQLLEQTLQEEGMTDQKLTQIASSINVEAMQS; from the coding sequence ATGACCGATCTTCGCGATCTTTACCTGGAGCAACTTCGCGACCTGTACTCGGCTGAAAAGCAGATCCTCGAGGCCCTACCCCAGATGGCCCAGCGCGCTTCGGACCAGCAGCTCAAGCAGGGTTTTGAGATGCACGCCGAACAGACCCGCCAGCAGATGGAGCGCTTGAACCAGATTTTCCAGAAGCTGGGCGAGTCGCCCGACGGCAAGACCTGTAAGGCGATGCAGGGCCTGATCGCCGAAGGTCAGGAGATGCTGCGCGAAGACGCTACGCCCGAAGTGATGGACGCCGGTCTGATCGCGGCCGCACAGCGGGTCGAGCACTACGAGATCGCCGGTTACGGCACGGTGCGTACCTATGCCCAGCTGCTGGGCGACCAAGAGGCGGTGCAACTGCTGGAACAGACCCTGCAGGAAGAAGGCATGACCGATCAGAAACTGACCCAGATCGCCAGCAGCATCAACGTCGAGGCGATGCAGAGCTGA
- a CDS encoding PAS domain-containing protein, with protein sequence MTPDPFDLHRRLWSGLSDALVELDAAGIIVDLSPAAECLLGGAADLRGQALEDIAAHLERRALCDAPRLVRLAVRGPGVELCRYWDALEELVQVSDAQGRLVYANPAWLRALGYGPQDLLHIGPGDVVPECDWSRAWQTLEVSGSAELRTELHGRAQRVPVRGQLARLESLPGYAVGVFHRYSETELALRRQQRLTEAILDSLPIHISLKDVDGRYQLFNKAAVQLAGLTREQVLGRSDLEAFGPDAHLHGGADDSAVRAGAGLHRHEERRWIDGEERVLLAGKLPLSGEYGEGLLLSYALDVTDLKRAEAELQRQKTFLDTVLDTSPSLIFVRDAQGRFLLVNRTAAQLFGCSKEQLIGQAGVPTQNPAELRSALEAERRVIEERVALRQEEPFTAAGGEVRWFETTKTPLVLPDGTVNVLVIAVDITERRRAEEQTRRQDRLLHGLAEIGGCLLTNQDLELSFRQTLAILAHAAESDRVALLEQDRTDERLLLPRLSYRRGARAQVTAGGEPLCMDDDLFERFLDNRPLLERPGMRRLFFPIHVEDHPWGMLTLESDVDRDWNQTELFLLQSAVSSLGGALARERSEAALRAAQAHLREAIESMSDGFAVYDAEDRLELYNERFRQDYGAAGETLRLGQTFETVLRNLTEAGVYGDLLPGEREAWLERQLERHRAPRGSTERKLRDGRWLLINEHRTPDGRTVSISADITELKRREQALSRSEARNRALISALPDTLLRLNAQGVFLDYHGTGPLARYSPESLIGHRLERLLPPELADRFQLLIERTLQDGTPQIFEYVMDVGSGQRDYEARMVPAGRGEVLALVRDISERRAVDRMKSEFVSTVSHELRTPLTSIRGSLGLLAAGVVGELTPQGRSLVEIAHANAERLVRLINDILDMDKIESGKMEFDMRPLKVRTLLERALKDNRAYAAEYGVELCLADLEDVSLSGDFDRLLQVLTNLISNAVKFSPAGEQVRVSARRQGRWLRVSVRDRGPGISEEFRNRIFQKFAQADTSNTRQKGGTGLGLSISRAIVERHGGRIDFETHTSGGSTFFFDLPLPDLHGARPRVLVCEDDPMLAEVLAAMLSANFETRCVHSAGEAKRAILEEDFAAMVLDLLLPDQDGLSLLADLKALGHTLPVVVVSAVASRARTSHAAAGVSVLEWLDKPVDRAILLRALRQAARPGQAEPRVLYIEDDPERQRTVRGALEGVAQVMCVPSLEQAANLMEQEFDLVLLDSGVPGAAHFVETLHRRRPDLPLALFPAVSDEAVDLPSARLEAHTDDADELRQTLLDLLRRATPPEGESP encoded by the coding sequence ATGACTCCCGACCCGTTTGATCTGCACCGTCGCCTCTGGAGTGGCCTGAGCGATGCCCTGGTCGAACTCGACGCCGCCGGAATCATCGTGGACCTCAGCCCGGCCGCCGAGTGCCTGCTCGGCGGCGCAGCTGATCTGCGCGGACAGGCGCTGGAAGATATCGCCGCGCACCTCGAGCGGCGTGCGCTGTGCGACGCGCCCCGGCTGGTGCGCCTCGCGGTGCGTGGTCCCGGCGTGGAGCTGTGCCGTTACTGGGACGCCCTCGAGGAGCTGGTTCAGGTCAGCGACGCGCAGGGGCGGCTGGTGTATGCCAACCCGGCGTGGCTGCGCGCCCTCGGTTACGGTCCGCAGGACCTGTTGCACATCGGGCCCGGCGACGTGGTGCCCGAGTGCGACTGGAGCCGGGCCTGGCAGACCCTCGAGGTTTCGGGCAGCGCCGAGCTGCGCACCGAGCTGCACGGCCGGGCGCAGCGAGTGCCGGTGCGCGGGCAGCTGGCGCGGCTCGAAAGCCTGCCGGGGTACGCGGTGGGCGTGTTTCACCGTTACAGCGAAACCGAGCTGGCCCTGCGCCGACAGCAGCGGCTGACCGAGGCGATCTTGGACAGCCTGCCGATTCATATTTCGCTCAAGGACGTTGACGGGCGCTACCAGCTGTTCAACAAGGCGGCGGTGCAGCTGGCCGGGCTCACGCGCGAGCAGGTGCTGGGCCGCAGCGACCTCGAGGCCTTCGGGCCGGACGCGCACCTGCACGGCGGCGCAGACGACAGCGCGGTGCGCGCGGGAGCGGGGCTGCACCGCCACGAGGAGCGCCGTTGGATCGATGGGGAAGAGCGGGTGCTGCTCGCCGGGAAGCTGCCGCTGTCGGGCGAGTACGGCGAGGGCCTGCTGCTCAGCTACGCGCTGGACGTCACCGATCTCAAGCGGGCCGAGGCCGAACTGCAACGGCAGAAGACCTTTTTAGACACCGTGCTCGACACCAGCCCCAGCCTGATCTTTGTACGCGACGCACAGGGCCGTTTTCTGCTGGTGAACCGCACGGCGGCGCAACTGTTCGGCTGCTCCAAGGAACAGCTGATCGGGCAGGCGGGCGTGCCGACCCAGAACCCGGCCGAGCTGCGCTCTGCCCTCGAGGCGGAACGCCGGGTGATCGAAGAGCGCGTCGCGTTGCGTCAGGAGGAGCCGTTTACGGCCGCAGGCGGAGAGGTGCGCTGGTTCGAGACCACCAAGACCCCGCTGGTGCTGCCGGACGGAACCGTGAACGTGCTGGTGATCGCGGTGGACATCACCGAGCGCCGCCGCGCCGAGGAGCAGACGCGGCGCCAGGACCGCCTGCTGCACGGCCTGGCCGAGATCGGCGGCTGCCTGCTGACCAACCAGGACCTCGAGCTGTCGTTTCGTCAGACCCTGGCGATCTTGGCGCACGCGGCCGAATCGGACCGGGTGGCGCTGCTGGAGCAGGACCGGACCGACGAGCGGCTGTTGCTGCCCCGGCTCTCGTACCGCCGGGGAGCGCGCGCGCAGGTGACCGCCGGTGGTGAGCCGCTGTGCATGGACGACGATCTGTTCGAGCGTTTCTTGGACAACCGTCCGCTGCTCGAGCGTCCGGGTATGCGACGGCTGTTTTTCCCGATTCACGTGGAAGACCATCCCTGGGGCATGCTGACCCTCGAGTCGGACGTGGACCGCGACTGGAACCAGACCGAACTGTTCTTGCTGCAGTCGGCGGTTTCGAGCCTGGGCGGTGCTCTGGCGCGCGAGCGCAGCGAGGCGGCGTTGCGCGCCGCTCAGGCTCACCTGCGCGAGGCCATCGAGTCGATGTCGGACGGCTTCGCGGTGTACGACGCCGAGGACCGGCTGGAACTCTACAACGAGCGCTTCCGCCAGGATTACGGTGCGGCCGGCGAGACGCTGCGGCTGGGACAGACCTTCGAGACGGTGCTGCGGAACCTGACCGAGGCGGGCGTTTACGGCGACCTGCTGCCCGGGGAGCGGGAGGCGTGGCTGGAGCGGCAGCTGGAGCGGCACCGCGCGCCCAGGGGGTCTACCGAGCGCAAGCTGCGTGACGGGCGCTGGCTGCTGATCAACGAGCACCGCACCCCGGACGGGCGCACCGTGTCGATCTCGGCCGACATCACCGAGCTCAAGCGGCGCGAGCAGGCCCTCTCGCGCAGCGAGGCCCGCAACCGGGCGCTGATCAGCGCCTTGCCCGACACGTTGTTGCGCCTGAACGCCCAGGGAGTGTTCCTGGATTACCACGGGACGGGCCCGCTGGCTCGCTACTCGCCCGAGAGCCTGATCGGGCACCGGCTCGAGCGCCTGCTGCCGCCGGAACTGGCCGACCGCTTCCAGCTCCTGATCGAGCGCACCCTGCAAGACGGCACGCCGCAGATTTTTGAGTACGTGATGGACGTGGGCAGCGGCCAGCGCGACTACGAGGCCCGCATGGTGCCCGCCGGGCGCGGCGAGGTGCTCGCGCTGGTGCGCGACATTTCCGAGCGCCGCGCGGTAGACCGCATGAAAAGCGAGTTCGTGTCCACGGTCAGCCACGAGCTGCGCACCCCGCTGACCTCGATCCGGGGCTCGCTGGGCCTGCTGGCAGCGGGAGTGGTCGGCGAACTGACCCCGCAGGGCCGCTCGCTGGTCGAAATTGCCCATGCCAACGCCGAGCGGTTGGTGCGCCTGATCAACGACATCCTCGACATGGACAAGATCGAGTCGGGCAAGATGGAGTTCGACATGCGCCCGCTGAAGGTGCGCACCCTGCTCGAGCGGGCCCTCAAGGACAACCGGGCTTACGCGGCCGAGTACGGGGTGGAACTGTGCCTGGCCGACCTCGAGGACGTGTCGCTGTCCGGGGATTTTGACCGCCTGTTGCAGGTGCTGACCAACCTGATCTCGAACGCCGTAAAGTTCTCGCCCGCCGGGGAGCAGGTGCGGGTGAGCGCGCGCCGCCAGGGCCGCTGGCTGCGGGTGTCGGTGCGCGACCGTGGGCCGGGCATCTCCGAGGAGTTCCGCAACCGCATCTTCCAGAAGTTCGCGCAGGCCGATACCTCCAATACCCGTCAGAAAGGCGGGACCGGGCTGGGGCTGTCGATTTCGCGCGCCATCGTGGAACGGCACGGGGGCCGGATCGACTTCGAGACGCACACCTCGGGCGGCAGCACCTTCTTCTTCGACCTGCCCTTGCCCGACCTGCACGGCGCGCGCCCGCGCGTGCTGGTGTGCGAGGACGACCCGATGCTGGCCGAGGTGCTGGCCGCCATGCTGTCCGCGAACTTCGAAACCCGCTGCGTGCACAGCGCCGGCGAGGCCAAGCGGGCGATCCTCGAGGAGGATTTTGCCGCGATGGTCCTGGACCTGCTGCTGCCCGACCAAGACGGGCTGAGCCTGCTGGCCGACCTGAAAGCGCTGGGCCACACGCTGCCGGTGGTGGTGGTTTCGGCGGTCGCCAGCCGGGCGCGCACCAGCCACGCCGCTGCGGGCGTGTCGGTGCTCGAGTGGCTGGACAAGCCGGTAGACCGCGCGATCTTGCTGCGGGCCCTGCGGCAGGCCGCGCGGCCCGGTCAGGCCGAACCGCGGGTGCTGTACATCGAAGACGATCCCGAGCGGCAGCGCACGGTGCGCGGGGCCCTCGAGGGTGTGGCGCAGGTGATGTGCGTGCCCAGCCTCGAGCAGGCGGCCAACCTGATGGAGCAGGAGTTCGATCTGGTGCTGCTCGACAGCGGCGTGCCCGGTGCTGCGCACTTCGTGGAGACCTTGCACCGCCGGCGTCCGGACCTGCCCCTGGCGCTGTTTCCTGCGGTGTCCGACGAGGCGGTGGACCTGCCCAGCGCTCGCCTGGAGGCGCACACGGATGACGCGGACGAGCTGCGCCAGACCCTGCTGGACCTGCTGCGGCGCGCAACCCCCCCCGAAGGAGAAAGCCCGTGA
- a CDS encoding helix-turn-helix domain-containing protein → MKSRGTQPRPEWALTLHRRRSELNKSQEAVAAEARMSQSYYSEVERGARDPRTLTLHKLARLARALGWDLAELQEHTGLDLGLEERLPANPGAQPYLPGIRLPVYGTVGAGLKAIRASSEPEDYRSFDMAELPKGAETAKLFILRVNGDSMSDENVLRSIPHGSHVLVECDVVPRDGQIVVAWIPELETGVLKQYFSRGEDVLLRSYNPGGPTFWASRYPDMIIEGVVRRVIWEPR, encoded by the coding sequence ATGAAAAGCAGAGGCACCCAGCCCCGACCCGAATGGGCCCTGACCCTGCACCGCCGCCGCAGCGAGCTGAACAAGTCGCAGGAGGCCGTCGCCGCCGAAGCCCGGATGTCCCAGTCGTACTACTCGGAAGTCGAGCGCGGCGCCCGCGACCCGCGCACCCTCACGCTGCACAAGCTCGCCCGACTGGCCCGCGCGCTGGGCTGGGACCTTGCCGAGCTGCAAGAACACACCGGGCTCGACCTCGGCCTCGAGGAGCGCCTGCCCGCCAACCCCGGTGCCCAGCCGTACCTGCCCGGCATTCGGCTGCCGGTGTACGGCACGGTCGGAGCCGGACTCAAGGCCATCCGGGCCTCCTCGGAGCCGGAAGACTACCGCAGCTTTGATATGGCCGAGCTGCCCAAGGGGGCCGAGACGGCCAAGCTGTTCATCTTGCGGGTCAACGGCGACTCGATGAGCGACGAGAACGTCCTGCGCTCGATCCCGCACGGCAGCCACGTGCTCGTCGAATGCGACGTGGTACCGCGCGACGGCCAGATCGTGGTTGCCTGGATTCCCGAGCTGGAAACCGGGGTGCTCAAGCAGTACTTCTCGCGCGGCGAGGACGTGCTGCTGCGCAGCTACAACCCCGGCGGACCGACTTTCTGGGCCAGCCGCTACCCGGACATGATCATCGAGGGCGTGGTGCGCCGCGTGATCTGGGAGCCCCGCTAG
- a CDS encoding phage holin family protein has protein sequence MDHGPSDLYPILPQLLGELFGPWNETYAALLLLVGVNTLTALWVARTRGPWRPRAALEALAVKALAYLPVLIAARQIERVVGFTGLHWAADFTLGAAALYLALTEMLGVVENVHRASGRDLRFWQRRALEEDLRPERRE, from the coding sequence ATGGACCACGGCCCGAGCGACCTGTACCCGATCCTTCCCCAGCTTTTGGGCGAACTCTTCGGCCCCTGGAACGAGACCTATGCCGCCTTGCTGTTGCTGGTGGGCGTCAACACCCTGACCGCCCTGTGGGTTGCGCGAACGCGCGGCCCCTGGCGCCCGCGTGCCGCCCTCGAGGCCCTCGCCGTCAAGGCGCTGGCCTACCTTCCGGTCCTGATCGCGGCCCGCCAGATCGAGCGGGTGGTCGGATTCACCGGGCTGCACTGGGCCGCCGACTTTACCCTGGGCGCTGCCGCCCTCTACCTGGCCCTCACCGAAATGCTCGGGGTGGTCGAGAACGTGCACCGCGCCAGTGGGCGCGACCTGCGCTTCTGGCAGCGTCGCGCGCTCGAGGAGGACCTGCGCCCCGAGCGGCGTGAATGA